The genomic region TCAATCAGACAGTCAATCTTGTTCATCAGCTCTCTCATCTCTGACTGATTGTTCATCATCTTATTGCAGGTGTGGTATTGTCCTTCAAAGTTCTCCAGCAGCCAGTCCAGAGCTGGGTTTTTCTTCAGATCATCTGTTGTGGAGTCACACTCTTCTTCTTTCTCATAGGTGAAGAGAATCAGCACAGACTGAAGAACTTTATCACCAAACACACTCTGAAGCCATTCAAGACCTGTTTTATCAGCATctgtcaactggcccagtcgcACAACAAAGATGAAGGCTTGGATTTCGGTCTCCTTCACCAGCTGATCAACAAGATGATCGACATGCTTAGCCCCATGTAAATCTATCATGTTGATCACTGAGATATGACGATCTGATATCTTTCTGTGCACAGGAACAATGCTGGCAATTCCCGTACTTTCAACATTTATTCGTTTTTCTCCTAGCAAAAGGTTTTCATGTCCAAACAGGACTGATGAGGAGTTTCCAATTAGTACAATGTTCATACTGGGGAATGTGATGTCtacaatatctaaaataaaaaaaaacataaaagttttGTTTACCACATCAATAATAGGGCaaggtaaaaattatttaaatgaacagaTTTCACTAAAATAATCACTCTGAATATAGATGCTTGATCATATTATAATCAAATATGTGTAAACGTTGTTAATCGTATTTACATTAAATAAGTTTCAAAATGGAATTTACCACACCGTATGATATTTCATATACTGATCATCGTCAGACAAGACTTTtgacttaatattaataattaataatcatccTACAATAGTTTTATTACAACCTAAATAATGGCAATCTATTAAAGTTTTGTTCAACTATTATCagtaataaatgaaaatttaagACCAATATTACTACTTATACATTTGCTACTcattaaattttaaattgtatataattATCTTATCAATTTAATGGAATCAATGTCTTGGtataaaaaaaatgatagaaAAATGTGTATCTGGTCCGAATCAGGGTAAATCGGTacgttttgttcatttgttttccaGTTTTAAACGAAATAAAGGAAAATAAGAAAACGGCcatttttcagttttcttttgcTCACAATAAAACCCCCGAAAAAAACACGATTTTggcttgattttcatttttttggtttagggtaggaaaacGGATAAACAATTTCAAAATTTAATATACAGATGTCACTTCAATTTGTTCCTTTTGCCGCCATTCGTACTGTGGCGGTaattggtgcgccagcagcttttgaccgctgggtggcgctTTAACCACAGATTatcagctttgccttttcacaagactAAATAGACGGTTCTGTGTGTGTACTTTATGTGAtgtgaattaaaatataattttgttttagttttcttagtaataaacatgcttttacactatactgtaggctatgttttagaaaagatacaTGGTGAGAAGTAGCCCTAGGCTATAAAaagcaaatataagaattaaGTTCTTTAGCCTGTATAGTGCCCTATTAAATTGCGTTTGGGTGAAAACAATTTTTCAATTTCTTTGATCATCATGGCGATGTtattacctcaaatcttaaacATTTGCAtgattatccattattatacaatgcatttatttgcattattagcaataaaatatttttttttattaaaaaaatattttatattaaaatatatacatttaaaaagtttttaacgttacactcaaaatacaaaaaaaaaattttgttagtttaattggtgtccaacagcatgtggcttaattgtaacaccctgttacaactaaccccactgtgtcgtgttttcctcaaaactgtgtagcagtcactgtgtgtttttaacATCTtgcaaaatggtttcatcttttgctgtgaaaacctcagaagcatgTCATGGTTAACCcagagcaaataccttaaaacccTGTGTTACATTTTTCCctcgcgttactttgtgccccgcgctcccctacacccctgatattattgtcatttttgattACGACTTGTAAAAAGCATTTACATTGTTGTCcttttttatgagccattttctgAAGCTTTAAATGCCCCATGCATGCGCATATCATATGCTGCAATCGATACCTGACTTTTCATTTAACAAACACTTTATTCACTCTGctaattttaagtttttaagtaattttaagtCAAAAGTTTACCTACAGTTTGCATAGAAATAATATAGGTCTAACTCAAACTTTATGCATGCAATAAATTCTAGAATAATGATTAGAATAATGCTGCattaatttattaacaaaattttaaaatgttttcttttcccCCAACCCATTCATAATCATTACTTTTGCCAGTGCAAGCTTTATGCGCGCGCTTGAGTGCGGAATGGGCTATAACCTATGccggtctatatatatatatatatatatatatatatatatatatgtatgtatgtatataaaattcTGCATCTATTTTTAGGTGTGCCAGATGCCACTATGAGTGGCACACCCTGGCACACCAGTGGCTATACGCCTCTGgattagtctgtttttattttgagGGCGACGTCACGAGCTCAGATTTGCTTGACCAATCCGAGGAAAATGGACGTTTCAGCActgcctacatgtgtataataaAAATTTTGAAGTCGTTTATCCGTTTTCCAACCCAAACCAAAAAACGAAAATTGAGCCAAAATctcgttttttcttttttttttttgagagcaaaagaaaaactgaaaaatggCCGTTTTCTTCATTCCCTTTATTCCGTctaaaactaaattaacaaaacatacaCGGACCTACCCTGATCATGGATCGTGCATAGACTGTATTTGCATGCATTCAACAGAAATCTTGTTAATAGCATTTTAATAGTTGGTAATTTTGCATTGATGTGGTATATTTGTGAATATTTCCTGATTTCTGGATTAGAGGTCCATGTTCTTTTGTTTTCTATATTCTTTTTTGTGAGTGGGAACACCAGGTTTGTACGGAACAATAAAAAAGCTTGAAAATGTCTACCACCTGCAGGATAACTGAAGTATTGCATCCAATGCAGCAATGATTGTCATTTGTTATAATAAAATGGGTCAAATTAACTGTATTGACTAGTATTACACTGATTCAGAAATAAATTGTCATATGATGGTTGCAGATATATTTATAAAGATATATTCAGATGTACAGGAAATGTTCTTGGCAAATGTCCTAACTTCAATTATCAAATTGCTTTGCTGAATAATGGGTAAAAAAGGAGAGCATAATGTAGCTAGCCTACTGTAGGTATCTTGGTAAAGCAactaaaacaaaatcaacaaacatATTGTATAGCCAGCATTTTGTATGTGATGTTACCAATCTCTCTGTCTTTCTATATGGGAAATGTAAATGCAAgaccaaatatattattttttaaataataaaataaataataatagttatattaaaCATTCCAACGAAATAGAATGTGTTGGCTGGAGGCAAACAATAATTATGAGACTTTATAGACAATATTTTATTGGAAAACACTGGTTTTCCGTGTTGTATAATTGTAGAATCATGTTTGCTTCCAtctattttaatgcacattttgtctcttttatttattttttttgtcgcATTTTTTCCATATCGTATAAAAGGTTTCTTAATGGAAACGCCTATCTGCGTTATAAAAGCACTTATAAAACagagtaggataaacgttttaccaaatataaaaaagcacataaattacgatggaaacacatttaccgaaAACATTCCATCATGCGGGTGAATAAAGTCATATGCTTACTATATGTTCTGGGGCCGCCTGTTAAATTGGGTAAATATTTTGAGAGCAGATTTTAAGACAACAAGCTGacagcaaataaaataataataataataaaaatattatcatcATAACATCTTAACCTCTATTtcaggtttacaatgcaaatttaattagatccacttgtttgttTATCTCATATACActagaaaattaaaaaatactacTTAAATTGTATATAATATGGAAAAGTTtagatataaatatgtataatattttttaagttaaatataacAACAATTCATATACAACAATTTTCGGTGTTCTTCTCTTGATTTCTCTTTGCAGTTATGAATTcccttactaaatattaaaaccaATTATAAAAACCAAAAAGCGGGCAAGAGCTGGATGAGCAAATAACTTTGGTTCcccgacccttcaccataacttttcaatccagatggatggagcaaccatcactgcatccaaaatggtaaaaagccttggagttacgattgatgaccaactgaacttctctgaccacatttctagaactgcccgatcttgcagattcgcactctacaacatcagaaaggtccgacccttcctatctgaacatacagctcaactcattgttcaagctcttgtcctctccaaactggactattgcaactctctgctagccgggctaccagctagttctatcaaacctcttcagctgcttcagaacgcagcagcacgagtggtctttgatgaacccaaaagagcacatgtcactccgctactcacccgtttgcactggcttccagttgctgcccacatcaaattcaaagctctgatgtttgcttacaaagtgacctctagctgtgctccttcgtatctgctctcacttctgcagatatatgtgccctccagaaacttgcgttctgtgaatgaacgtcgcctcgttgttccatcccaaagagggaagaaatcactttcccgaactctcacattcaatctgcccagttggtggaatgaactccctaactacatcagaacagcagagtcacttgctgtcttcaagaaacgactaaaaacacaactgtttagtctccacttttcctcctaatctgcaattgcctctctggcaataccactaactgagccctctttctctctctctctctttctctctctctctctctctctataaaaaaaaaaaaaaaaaaaaaaaaaaaaaaaaaaaaaaaaaaaaatttccactaatgttttgcttcttagacttttacacgcctgaaacttgtctatagcgcttgttcactgctgctcttatagttgtgtaaattgcttccttgtcctcatttgtaagtcgctttggataaaagcgtctgctaaatgactaaatgtaaatgtaaatgtaaatgtacatatatattttaattatttaatccaCTAAAAGTTCATTGATGGATTACTTAAATGTTCTGATCGTGTTTACACTCGATTGTAATTCTAACGAATATATCGTCAAAATCTGCCCACAACTGATGTTTTAAATTCTTAATTATTAATGACACACAAACAGTAGCATGACAAACATGCATGAAAATATAATATGACTtctaaaactcaaataaaaaacgTTAAGATTAAAGTCTCCAAAACTTTACAAATGCATGCACAACACAATCGATGCACattaagtcagtgattgtcagaaatcatcaggtctctaatgctgtgcccatgctccatccattgatcctgaatgtatgacaaatcctggtcgtaggctgcggaaacatcagcctaaacaatctactagatttaaatgatttcaagagatattacagttaaacaagaatttgacatttatttgtcaggcaaagattttccattccaattcacataactaaacaaaataagccaatcaagattgtacaacatcaattattcgaagatacatttaagttagagattaatacctgacagtgtagaaatacattgcagcatataagtcctgatgcagagctcagagactcaacactgcaatggggtatcctgtctacagaatcccacagacacttctgcaccctttgcctaaatactcaaatcgtcataaattcaagacaataaaagcgtcaccaagcctcttgcctggtcatgagttgatgcaAAGACCATTTtacctggagtggagcatctggcaaagatcttatcaaagtcaaaacccaaattaactgatataagggagattgtaaaatattacagtgaaattaggaccactttaccaatcacacagagacatttaaaatgacaccaaacatgaatatagagatacactatattaaaaacttaaacattctgtgtggaatgtgagtgagctgctctggtggagaaggtaaagtccagggcaaagaggggggctcaggatgcatgatcgagacaacccgaacaactggtttcctagctgatcttcttctcagattagaaagtttattgttttagtgcttgaccattctcgtggtcttgtctcgtgtggagctccataacagggtttaatattatggagagatatagccatccttacactaGAAACCATTGTGAAAAAATTGCTTTtgttaaatgcacaaatataactggatgtgatttaaatgtgaaatgtgaatTCAAAAAACATTTAGTCGCGGGAAGCCTACCAACAAAGAATTGCACTTTACCTTCATTCAGATTTAAAATCGAGAAATAGAGATGCACAAACTGAAGAATTCCAGTAACTATACAAAATATTATCTATATTAAAATAGGGAAGCATTGATGAAACAgagtttatttatctatttgtttgtttgcgtgTTTGTTATATTCcagaaatacaattttatttgaaagatgcaaataaaatgttttcccATCCGAAGAGAGAAGTATTTGATTTGCCTATAATTAAATGGTGTTTCTAAAACtatttctataaaaaaaactttCCCCTATAAAAGCATTCTGTCTTTCTCTAAAAAATCAGACTTTACTTTTGTGTGGGCCTAACAAAATCcctaataaaatagataaaatgtaTGCAgtttgccaataataataataataataataataataataaagaacattttaaataatacaattttgtattgaaaaaaatgtaaagtaattttaattttgaaacatttgatgaaaCAGAAATTTCACATGAAAATGCATATTAACAAGTATATAgttagatatatttaaaatagacaagattaagccagtaaatatACCAcatgttgtgttacttttgacccagtGTGTTACTTTCGTCCTTACTGACGGTGTCAAAAGTATCAATGTGCAGTTTatgtttaagttattttaaatttgttctatgttgatacaaaaaaaaaaacataattatagaCCACATTTATTTAGTTGGCAACCACagcaaaatatatacattaaaacattatcttttaaaaatagaaataaatatttaaaaaattgtactttcttccccattctcccctacttataaaataatttatttgaaactGTAAGTTATTCAACAATGTAGCCTAAACTTAATtataagtatttatatttatactcaACGCGGAGGGACAAAACAAAAGTTACACAATCTTTAAAAAATTGTAGTGTCTTACCTGTGGACATTTTATATGTTCCTGTAATAAACAAATACGTTGAAATTGATTCTTTTTAATGTGAAGAGTTGAAAAACTGTTTCACCAAGAAGAGATGCTTGATCTTGCGCATGAATTTTATCTGTCGGTTGCCCCAccgttgttttttatttttacgtTTTGGGGAGTGTCGTAGGCAGCTAACCCTATCCGATAGACGGTTCGGAGTTGAGGTGGAGTCAGGAGAAGTAAAAGCACAGGTGACATTTCATTGAACACTACGTTAACAAACATTTCAAACATCATAGAGCTTTCAGCAGAAACCACCGGAGCAAGATTTAGCAACTTTGAACCATCAAAAGAGCAACGAGCGGTAAGACGATACCCCTCATGAAATTAAccattttatttcatgtaatttccctgcgatttattttttgttttccacAATAAATCTAACAGCATGTCTTTGCTTCTTtggaaattaaatacaaaatccTTCATGCACCGCTGGAGTAAaatgtaattatacatttaaatttgagACGAGTCCCATTCTCCTGCTGCCCTTCATTTGCGTGTTTCAAACAAaaccggaaatgtgaaaagggtcccaAGGCTTTATGCCTTTGTTAGCCGCCACTGTAATAGAAATTAACTTAAAGTATGCTCATTGTGATAGGACAATGCttatttttaagataaaaaatttaaaaggcCATCGCTGTGGTCTTAAACCAAAAGccagttatttatttaaacttattgTACTCGTTATGTCTGTTTAAGTGTAAAATTCAAGTAATTAAATGATGAGATAGCACAATGTTGTAGTAATGTTTTTGCTTGGAGTTACATATTATATTAAGTCCATGTAAGAACAAATATGGTTTTAATGAAGTTATTTTTAAATCCAGTCAATCCAGTCAGACTAATAAGTCCACAAATTCAGGCAATATTATAATCTACAAAATTTATATTCAGGTAATATTTTGATGAGAGAAATTGAGTATGCCTGTGTCCAGTGTGAGTCTTCTGTATGAGAATAAACATTTGCTGATTGTGAGTGGCAGTATATCTGCCCTACATAATGTTGAATATGCAAGAGAGAATCTAATAATGAGTGTAAGAATATGTGTATAACATAATTAATCATCTCataatttcattttttcatttttggccTCTTCTTAAAAGCCTCCCAcccccatttatttataatatttattataaataaatatacaaaaacatatttatatttattttaaataaataaagtattattattattattattattattattattgttggtattattattttacatttaatattctaaataaataacagaattttgtcctaaatgtaactggaacacaaagacacaactggagtgaactgctaagatcatttaagaaaacTTTTGCaggaatattaatttaatttgtcaattttatgatacaaaaaatatgttttatagaattatctgctGTCTTATAgacctgactcgtcatccctcttTTTTGCTTCAAAGTATgtttagttataataatattatcatcaaATTgttaaaactttagttttgttgattTGCAAAACTCAATGTCCTGACACTTCTGCATGAAAGGCCATTAAGCAGGTTTCACAATGCATGAGTGCTGCATATTTTTTTGACATGCATGTTAACAACCGggattctttttatttatttattttttttttttgaacatttcCAGTCAAATGCATAACAAGTCTTACAATATTACGCATTTTTGCATAACGtgtaaacaaagtaaaaaagaaaaagaaagaaagaaaaaaattaaaacaaataaagaacaagAACGGGTATACATAACATTTACCATAGAGGAGTTTAGCTTTTTAAGTATATTCACAGTTCTGGTAGCTTTGCGACTTGAAAGTCCTTTAAgagtttaaaaatacatttttaaatcagccttgaaaTGGAAGATGTTAGGCTTCCTCTCTGACCATTTACACTTGTGTATATGAAACTTGCCTAATAATATCAACAGATTTAACATAAACAGGAGATTCTTATCTATttgtttaatatgtaaaatatgacATCTCTTTTCTTAATAATAATTCTATGATCACTCAGTATATTAAATAGACATTCAACATCAAACCGGAAATATCTAACATACATCCATTCCACAAAAAACACACGATTCAGAAAGATCAACTTTATACCTCTTGAGAAACTGGttggttgaaaatattttatgtataaattTGAAGTAGATTTCACTGACTTTATTAGTGACACAATACTTGTTGTAACGACCGGGATTcatgatggatattttatttcgtaatattattattacataacattacaaaaCAATGCTATATGTAGTTTATAGGTATCATTTTTACTTCTAGATACTTACTGGGGCCCCCTGGTGCATGTGATTGGTTTTCTGAGTGCATGCATCAGTTTGTTTTCATTAAACTATTAATTTCACCAGTGTTGTGCATATAAAATAGCACCTTTATTCTAGGATTagcactcttaataaatacactgacATATAATGTAAATGATGTCTCAAAGCTTTTTACTGggacatgcatgcatgtatgtttaAAGGCACAAAATAATTATCCATTGCACTGAAGTAGCCTCGTCTCACGAGTGAGAGTGCCATTACTTACAGCCAATCAAACTGTTTTGTGTTTGATTATGATTGGTCAGGGCTTTCAACGCCCTTTtccatttttttcaacacagagCCCGCCTTACTGCTTTTATCAAATCACAAATCgtacaaaagaaaataataaaaaaagtatttgtatGTTGCTGTCTTTTTTGATTGGGTGGGCAAGACTGACGTTTGGGTGGACTCAGCCCACCCATGCCTAGAGCCAGACCTGCTACTaatatcaaaataacaaaaatagttGAATAAAAATGAGTGATTCAAGAAATTGGAACGTTTTTTGAACtgtatatagaaaatattaaatgtaaatcttGTGAATTTCTTTTAGTTATGGAGCGTGTTGTCAAGAAGATGGCAGACCCTTGTGATCTTAATCTTTTGCTGTTTGGTAAAACTGGTGTAGGAGTGAGTGCAACTGCAAACCACCTCCTGGGTGTAAACGAGTTCAAATCCGAGCAGAGTTTGACTCCCGTCACCGAGAGATGCCAGATACACACTGCTGAAGTGTCAAACAAAAGAGTGACAGTTGTCGACAGTCCAAACTTCTCAAGTACAACTAATGCCAAATTGACTGCAGAGTTGAAGAAAGGACTAAGCATGTGCCCTTCAGGAGTACACGCAATCCTGCTGGTTTTCTCTTTAGGCACTTTCACCACACAAGACATGGAGGTTGTGTCCTTTTTCAAGCAGACATTTGGCAAGAATGCAATGAAACACACAATTATCATCTTTACAAATGGAGACCGACTTCAAAATAAAACCCTAGAAGAAATGTCAAGCGAAAACACAGAGCTGTCCACACTAATGAAGGAGTGTGGATGGAGATTTCATGTGCTGAACAATAATGAACTGTCTAACAGAGAGCAGGTCACTGAATTACTGGGAAAAATTGAAAAAATGATAGCTGAAAATCTAAACAGTTGCTATACTTTACTAATGTTT from Danio aesculapii chromosome 3, fDanAes4.1, whole genome shotgun sequence harbors:
- the LOC130216983 gene encoding GTPase IMAP family member 6-like, with product MERVVKKMADPCDLNLLLFGKTGVGVSATANHLLGVNEFKSEQSLTPVTERCQIHTAEVSNKRVTVVDSPNFSSTTNAKLTAELKKGLSMCPSGVHAILLVFSLGTFTTQDMEVVSFFKQTFGKNAMKHTIIIFTNGDRLQNKTLEEMSSENTELSTLMKECGWRFHVLNNNELSNREQVTELLGKIEKMIAENLNSCYTLLMFETQSNVVLLRLMKPGNLYAVNLLIVVFLGYSNMSNKCLFDVKTFTYGCSGALLAAVAGVLPGVLYTLFPIAGPAGAVVGGTFGAAVGAAVDYLGID